TTTGCATTTTTTCAAAGCTCATCTCGAAACCCCCTCTTTCACTATTTGAATGCTCGAGCTGGTCCCAATTCGACTGGCACCAGCCAACAGCATTTGTACAGCTTGCTGGTAACTCCGAATACCTCCAGATGCTTTTACATTCAACCTTGGTGCACACCACTTCATGAGATGAACATCCTCAACAGTCGCACCGCTTGAACCAAAGCCCGTAGAAGTTTTAACGAACTTTGCACCAGCTAGTTCCGCTATCACACACGCAGCTATCTTTTCTTCCAGGTTTAAGTAGCATGTTTCGATTATCACTTTCACTGGCTTCCCACGGCTCGACTCAACAACCGATTTGATATCCTCGTAGACATACTTGTAATCTCTCGATTTCAATTTCGAGAGATTGATCACCATGTCGATTTCATCAACACCAAGTTCCACAAGTTCCTCCGTTTCCCTCGCTTTGCAATACTGAGTATTCGCACCGAGCGGAAAACCAACCACGCTCACCACTTTGACGTTGGAATTTTTCAGTCTATGGATTGCACGTTTTACGTGCACCGGATTAACACAAACTCCGCAGAATCCATATTGAATGGCTTCATCACATAGTTTGTCTATCTCTTCCTCAGTAGCTGTTGGCCTTAAAAGTGTGTGTTCTATCGCCGAAATTACTTCATTAACAGAAAAATTCCGCGATGGCAATTCGAATTTGTAGCTCTTCTGATATTCAATCAATTTTCTTTCAACAAGCTCCTCAATGCTATTCATGTCATATCCCCTCACAAACCTAGTTCAGCTCTTATCGATTTCATCGCTTCGAGAGATATTCCCAAGAACTCTTCCAACGAGAGTCCCATTTCCTCGCACTTCATCATTTGTTGCCTGTTAGCGCCTTTGGCGAAGAGCTTTTCTTTGAAACGCCGAATCAAAAAGTCCACATCTATGACTTCCAGAGATTTTTCCGGTGTTATTAACGCTGCAGCCACTATAAAACCAGACGTTGGGTCTGCAACATAAATAGCCTTTTCTAGAAGTGTTTCACGTTCCTTTTTTTCACAGTGTGCTAACACTGCATCCAAAACTTCTTTTGGAATCTCGTAAGATCTCAGAATCTCGATCGTTTTCAGTCCGTGTAAATCAGGTTTGTCTTTGGTGTAATCGTAGTCTAGATCATGAAGCAAACCTGCCAATCCCCAGAGTTTCTCATCTTGCGCGAACTTTCGTGCCAAAGCTTTCATGATAGCTTCCACCGCAAGACAATGTTTTATTAGGTTTTTTGTCTTCACATGTTCATATAAAAGCTCCAAAGCTTTCTCTCTTTCCAACATCCGCTCAAACCTCCCAAAGACACGTATTTTTGCAGTGTCTTTCTCCGAAGTACAACCTGAGGTACTCAGGATCTTTGAAGAAAATCCAAGCATCCTGATTTGAAAGCATCTTGAGGAATCGCTCGAGATCTTCTTCGTTAGAAATGATCCTGAAATTTTTAGAAATTCTATGAGACCCGAGTACATTTCTGATCAAAGGAGGCTTGTCACTCAGCTCGG
This window of the Pseudothermotoga sp. genome carries:
- the deoC gene encoding deoxyribose-phosphate aldolase encodes the protein MNSIEELVERKLIEYQKSYKFELPSRNFSVNEVISAIEHTLLRPTATEEEIDKLCDEAIQYGFCGVCVNPVHVKRAIHRLKNSNVKVVSVVGFPLGANTQYCKARETEELVELGVDEIDMVINLSKLKSRDYKYVYEDIKSVVESSRGKPVKVIIETCYLNLEEKIAACVIAELAGAKFVKTSTGFGSSGATVEDVHLMKWCAPRLNVKASGGIRSYQQAVQMLLAGASRIGTSSSIQIVKEGVSR
- a CDS encoding HDIG domain-containing protein; the protein is MLEREKALELLYEHVKTKNLIKHCLAVEAIMKALARKFAQDEKLWGLAGLLHDLDYDYTKDKPDLHGLKTIEILRSYEIPKEVLDAVLAHCEKKERETLLEKAIYVADPTSGFIVAAALITPEKSLEVIDVDFLIRRFKEKLFAKGANRQQMMKCEEMGLSLEEFLGISLEAMKSIRAELGL